One region of Alcanivorax sediminis genomic DNA includes:
- a CDS encoding methyltransferase family protein, with protein sequence MSLEHPQVMMPPPALYLGGLLMGYGLDRAIHFPAVQFPGDFWLMLALAIIGALLVLSAVIQLRMARTTVMPHRAASSLLTTGVFTLSRNPIYLGFTCLAAAMALSQHSVGMLLMLLPVVWVIHTHVIAAEEAFHAEKFGSEWHDYCRKTRRWL encoded by the coding sequence ATGTCACTCGAACATCCTCAAGTCATGATGCCGCCCCCCGCCCTGTATCTCGGCGGCCTGCTGATGGGCTATGGCCTGGATCGCGCCATTCATTTTCCCGCTGTCCAGTTCCCCGGTGATTTCTGGCTGATGTTGGCATTGGCCATCATTGGCGCATTACTGGTGCTGTCAGCAGTAATTCAACTGCGCATGGCCAGGACCACGGTGATGCCCCACCGGGCCGCCAGCAGCCTGCTCACTACCGGCGTTTTCACCCTCAGCCGCAACCCCATTTACCTTGGCTTCACCTGCCTGGCAGCGGCCATGGCGCTGAGCCAGCACAGCGTCGGCATGTTACTGATGCTTTTGCCTGTGGTATGGGTCATTCACACCCATGTCATTGCAGCGGAAGAGGCCTTTCATGCGGAGAAGTTTGGGTCCGAATGGCATGACTACTGCCGCAAAACCCGGCGCTGGCTCTGA
- a CDS encoding OmpW/AlkL family protein, translating to MQLQGQVKGALLLTGLLLGSPLMANQAGDFIVRAGVANVNPDVSSERFDSALPAVGGLGVDVDDDTQLGLTFTYMVTDSIGVELLGATPFTHDIILDTGGEGLVVGETSQLPPTVLAQFYAPKIGPVRPYVGVGLNYTLFFEDSIDDAVVSPLLGGADADVKLSNSMGLAWEVGADIALNDKWLLNLSAWQIDIDTEARLYVNDARVDKIDVELDPWAYMVGVGYRF from the coding sequence ATGCAACTGCAAGGACAAGTTAAAGGGGCTCTGCTGCTAACCGGCCTGCTGCTGGGTAGCCCACTCATGGCCAACCAGGCGGGGGATTTCATCGTTCGTGCCGGGGTTGCCAATGTGAATCCGGATGTCAGCAGTGAACGTTTTGATTCAGCGTTGCCGGCGGTGGGCGGTCTCGGTGTGGATGTGGATGATGACACTCAGCTGGGACTGACTTTCACCTATATGGTGACTGACTCTATTGGTGTGGAGCTGCTGGGCGCTACTCCGTTCACACACGATATTATCCTTGATACCGGTGGTGAGGGCCTGGTAGTGGGTGAAACCAGTCAGCTGCCCCCCACTGTACTTGCACAGTTTTATGCGCCCAAAATCGGCCCTGTTCGCCCTTATGTGGGTGTCGGCCTGAACTACACCCTGTTCTTCGAAGACAGCATTGACGATGCCGTTGTCAGTCCTTTACTTGGCGGTGCGGATGCGGATGTGAAGCTCAGCAACTCCATGGGACTGGCCTGGGAAGTCGGCGCGGATATCGCTTTGAATGACAAGTGGCTGTTGAATCTCAGTGCCTGGCAGATCGACATCGACACTGAAGCGCGCCTGTATGTGAATGATGCGCGTGTGGACAAGATCGATGTGGAGCTGGATCCCTGGGCATACATGGTCGGTGTTGGGTATCGGTTTTAG
- a CDS encoding TorF family putative porin: MKNVFGLKKAVLASAVAAAVTLPSMAAAEISGSLGISNMYFWRGLDISAGGAQVAGSLDYSHASGLYAGVWGSSETDTTEYDLYAGYGAEVGGVSFDISYWDYNYPNDTDSDLEEVIGSVGFAGLTATAYIGVGEIGHGRVDGEPAPDNESNYFTLGYSYDKYGITVGTWDNEADDTNYTHVDLSYALTDELSFTVSKVVDADDCAINLTDALDADGNCVGDSDDVDDDTLFVVSYSFAI, translated from the coding sequence ATGAAAAACGTATTTGGTCTGAAGAAAGCCGTACTGGCCTCTGCTGTTGCCGCTGCTGTCACACTGCCTTCCATGGCCGCTGCTGAAATCAGCGGCAGCCTCGGCATCTCCAACATGTACTTCTGGCGTGGTCTTGATATCTCCGCCGGTGGTGCACAGGTTGCCGGTAGCCTGGATTACAGCCATGCCAGCGGCTTGTATGCAGGCGTTTGGGGCAGCTCTGAAACCGACACCACTGAGTATGATCTGTATGCCGGTTACGGCGCAGAAGTTGGCGGCGTAAGCTTCGACATTTCTTACTGGGACTACAACTACCCAAATGACACCGACAGCGATCTCGAAGAAGTCATCGGTAGCGTTGGTTTTGCAGGTCTGACCGCCACTGCTTACATCGGCGTGGGCGAGATTGGCCATGGCCGTGTTGATGGCGAGCCAGCTCCTGACAACGAGAGCAACTACTTCACCCTGGGTTACAGCTATGACAAGTACGGCATCACTGTCGGAACTTGGGACAACGAAGCTGATGATACTAACTACACCCACGTCGATCTGAGCTACGCCCTGACCGACGAACTAAGCTTTACTGTTTCCAAGGTAGTTGATGCTGACGATTGTGCGATCAACCTGACAGATGCTCTAGATGCTGATGGCAATTGTGTCGGTGATAGCGACGACGTAGATGACGACACTCTGTTTGTTGTTTCTTACAGCTTCGCCATCTAA
- a CDS encoding DUF1145 domain-containing protein: MNILRGGIVVFWLGVLLAIFMDLPAPFDRLLLMAGAVVAVLHLLELMGFAVWIRRHGVFHWRDALMVMLFGVLYLKPRMHAVRRAVRP; this comes from the coding sequence ATGAACATCCTGCGTGGAGGCATTGTAGTGTTTTGGCTGGGGGTACTGTTAGCCATTTTCATGGATTTACCGGCCCCTTTCGATCGCTTGCTGCTGATGGCCGGTGCGGTAGTCGCCGTGCTACACCTTCTGGAGCTGATGGGATTTGCGGTGTGGATCCGTCGGCACGGCGTGTTTCACTGGCGTGATGCCCTGATGGTCATGCTGTTCGGGGTGCTCTACCTCAAGCCCAGAATGCATGCGGTCCGCAGGGCTGTGCGGCCCTAG
- the glpE gene encoding thiosulfate sulfurtransferase GlpE yields the protein MPERISPQEGKARFDEGQALFVDIRDPHSFASGHLRGAVHLTNANVDQFFADTDKTRPLVIYCYHGNSSQGAADWLTEQGFQAVSLDGGFEVFKLQFPETLETADA from the coding sequence ATGCCTGAACGGATCAGCCCCCAGGAAGGCAAGGCCCGCTTCGATGAAGGCCAGGCGCTGTTTGTGGACATTCGCGACCCGCACAGCTTTGCCAGCGGACACCTGCGCGGCGCCGTGCACCTGACCAATGCCAATGTGGATCAGTTCTTTGCTGACACTGACAAGACTCGCCCCCTGGTGATCTATTGCTACCACGGCAACAGCAGCCAGGGCGCAGCGGATTGGTTGACCGAACAGGGTTTTCAGGCCGTCAGCCTGGATGGCGGCTTTGAGGTGTTCAAGCTGCAGTTTCCGGAAACGCTGGAAACTGCAGACGCCTGA
- a CDS encoding C40 family peptidase produces MTLPLDSAFALRTGDILLFSGRGLTSEVIRVFTRSPWSHIGMVVFLPDSPEPLVLESTTLGESDDVRLGKPVAGVSLVSLDTKLKDYPGSVAVRRRHGPDLSENQDRLLQRLLRRLMHRPYKNYLFCNAIDVLTAFRRKPDQRGWFCSELVAELYRRLGWLPRDIRASTLVPGHFGSRHMRLLNGKLGRAQWLKQESGCEDLRASAGFCGSSHAIRTQTSPHERPLPLQ; encoded by the coding sequence ATGACACTGCCTCTGGATTCTGCTTTTGCCTTGCGCACGGGAGACATACTGCTGTTTTCCGGACGTGGTTTGACCAGTGAAGTGATTCGGGTCTTTACCCGTAGCCCCTGGAGCCACATCGGCATGGTGGTGTTTTTGCCTGATAGCCCTGAGCCGCTGGTACTGGAATCGACCACGCTGGGAGAGTCCGATGATGTGCGGCTTGGCAAGCCAGTGGCCGGCGTGTCGTTGGTATCGCTGGACACTAAACTGAAAGACTATCCCGGCTCAGTAGCGGTGCGGCGGCGCCATGGTCCTGACTTGAGCGAGAATCAGGACCGGCTGCTGCAGCGCTTGCTGCGACGACTCATGCATCGTCCCTACAAGAATTACCTGTTCTGCAATGCTATTGATGTCCTGACCGCCTTCAGGCGCAAGCCAGATCAGCGAGGCTGGTTCTGCTCAGAACTGGTGGCCGAATTGTACCGGCGGCTTGGCTGGCTGCCCCGGGATATCCGGGCAAGCACCCTGGTGCCGGGGCACTTTGGCTCCCGGCATATGCGGTTGTTGAATGGCAAGCTGGGTCGGGCCCAGTGGTTAAAGCAGGAGTCGGGCTGCGAAGATCTCAGAGCCAGCGCCGGGTTTTGCGGCAGTAGTCATGCCATTCGGACCCAAACTTCTCCGCATGAAAGGCCTCTTCCGCTGCAATGA
- a CDS encoding M14 family zinc carboxypeptidase has translation MEDRLYLLQRHLPEMLELEALIREGERHLRVSTVHDVPMGELTLPVKVIEMGSTSPRVPVIGFFGGVHGVERIGSQVLMSWLHSLIHRLQWDDQLHRRLEQVRLVFMPMINPGGIWRRTRSNPNGVDLMRNAPVDAMGKVPFLVGGHRISRHLPWYRGKRGEPMELEAQAMIRVVQEKLFPAPFSMSVDCHSGFGRRDRIWCCYARSHRPIPHIGEVFRLKQIFENTYPHHHPYLIEPQSVNYTTHGDLWDYLYDDAQEHAPNHTFLPFTLEMGSWLWVRKNPRQMLDFFGYFNPVISHRHHRVLRQHLPLFEFLTGMTANAGNWLPAPHQRNALTQEAVQYWFPPLD, from the coding sequence ATGGAAGACCGCCTTTATCTGCTGCAACGCCATCTTCCGGAAATGCTGGAACTGGAGGCATTGATCCGTGAGGGCGAACGGCATCTGCGGGTGAGCACCGTCCATGACGTCCCCATGGGCGAACTGACGCTACCGGTGAAAGTAATCGAGATGGGCTCCACCTCCCCCAGGGTCCCGGTGATTGGCTTCTTCGGGGGCGTGCATGGTGTGGAGCGAATTGGCAGCCAGGTGCTGATGTCCTGGCTACATAGCCTGATCCACCGCCTGCAGTGGGATGACCAGCTACACCGCCGGCTGGAGCAGGTACGGCTGGTGTTCATGCCCATGATCAACCCGGGTGGCATCTGGCGACGCACCCGTAGTAATCCCAATGGGGTAGACCTGATGCGCAACGCCCCTGTTGATGCCATGGGCAAGGTCCCGTTTCTGGTCGGAGGTCATCGCATCAGCCGGCATCTGCCGTGGTATCGAGGTAAGCGCGGGGAGCCCATGGAGCTTGAGGCTCAAGCCATGATCCGGGTGGTGCAGGAAAAGCTTTTCCCCGCACCATTCTCCATGAGCGTGGATTGCCATAGCGGCTTCGGCCGACGCGACCGCATCTGGTGCTGCTATGCGCGCAGCCATCGGCCCATTCCTCACATCGGCGAGGTGTTTCGGCTTAAACAGATATTCGAGAACACCTACCCCCATCACCACCCCTACCTGATCGAGCCCCAGTCGGTAAATTACACCACTCACGGTGACCTCTGGGATTACCTGTACGACGATGCCCAGGAACACGCTCCCAACCACACCTTCCTGCCCTTCACTCTGGAGATGGGCTCCTGGCTGTGGGTGCGCAAGAATCCGAGACAGATGCTCGACTTTTTCGGCTACTTCAATCCCGTGATCTCCCATCGGCATCACCGGGTGCTGCGCCAGCATCTGCCCCTCTTCGAATTCCTGACCGGCATGACCGCCAATGCCGGCAACTGGCTACCCGCCCCCCATCAGCGAAACGCTCTGACCCAGGAAGCGGTACAATACTGGTTCCCGCCCCTGGATTAA
- a CDS encoding endonuclease/exonuclease/phosphatase family protein, whose protein sequence is MRRILLFLTLFYAHPALADCQNLAAARAVSAPAADQWTLATLNLWRLRDTHKDSGLDDPISQALLSRRLDALASAVVETLKAPHLLAVQEVENRALLQSLADRLAERGWDYRVVLLEGNDPSGMDVGLLYRAPVELENPRALFAAERYRGQFLYSRPPLRVSLREPVSAELVVVHLRSARDLKSSRVFDKRRRQASRLAGWVAEQQQPVIVAGDFNSTWDAGRFSDSYQQFAASGLFNVWQKLSASERYSYRHRCRPQALDHIWLSPVLKHQVEAVDVSRGNAGRYHRLYGSNGVSPVSDHDALVVYFGD, encoded by the coding sequence CAGCCCGGGCCGTGTCTGCGCCTGCGGCAGATCAATGGACATTGGCAACCCTGAACCTGTGGCGGCTTAGGGATACCCACAAGGACTCCGGTCTGGATGATCCAATTTCGCAGGCCTTGCTTTCGAGGAGGCTGGACGCCCTTGCGAGTGCCGTGGTCGAGACGCTCAAAGCCCCGCATCTGCTCGCTGTGCAGGAGGTGGAAAACCGTGCGCTGCTGCAGTCCCTGGCGGACAGGTTGGCCGAACGGGGGTGGGACTACCGTGTGGTGCTGCTGGAGGGCAACGATCCGTCGGGGATGGACGTGGGGTTGCTGTATCGTGCACCGGTAGAGCTGGAAAATCCCCGCGCACTGTTCGCGGCCGAGCGATACCGGGGGCAGTTTCTTTACTCTCGCCCCCCGTTGAGGGTTTCCCTGCGTGAGCCAGTAAGTGCTGAACTGGTGGTGGTGCACCTGCGCAGTGCGCGGGACCTGAAATCTTCTCGCGTGTTTGATAAGCGACGACGCCAGGCGAGTCGGCTCGCAGGCTGGGTAGCAGAGCAGCAGCAGCCGGTGATTGTGGCCGGGGACTTCAACAGCACCTGGGATGCCGGCCGCTTTTCGGACAGTTATCAGCAGTTTGCGGCTTCAGGTCTGTTTAATGTCTGGCAAAAGCTGAGTGCCTCCGAGCGATATTCTTACCGACACCGCTGTCGCCCCCAGGCGCTGGATCATATCTGGCTATCTCCAGTATTGAAGCATCAGGTGGAAGCGGTAGATGTCAGCCGCGGGAATGCCGGGCGTTACCATCGTTTGTACGGGTCGAACGGGGTGTCCCCGGTGTCAGATCACGATGCGTTAGTGGTGTACTTCGGAGATTAG
- a CDS encoding PhoH family protein, translating to MEERAARLHTLSISHHASASQNDGTIEQEQKKTYVIDTNVLIHDPNSLMNFEEHRVVIPMTVLEELDKLKSGKSHTAADCRAAIRLIDKVLGHATPEQVEAGIPIPRGPDNSTQGTLTVLMSSLEDVKAPLPDHLNDNRIINDVVRMKAQAPDQRFILVTKDINMRLKARACGIESEDYHNDQLVTDIKQLTRGYFEVPGSFWDQVTQVETEQDGADTLHYLSHGLLVSEILGEEVYPNQYIIDEMGFVGRVMHIENGVVTLKHYKAESMLEQEAWGLKPMNIQQAIALQLLLDPDVHLVNLTGAAGSGKTILALAAAIEMTVEQKRFNKIIATRSTPPLAEDHGFLPGTEEEKMDPWLGAINDNIEALHLNDENPTGSIQYVKERANIQFKAMNYIRGRSFQKSLILIDESQNLTPHQMKAIITRAGEGSKVVCLGNLAQIDTPYLSPTSSGLTYMTERFKRFAHGGSVQLNGVPRSLLAEYAESFL from the coding sequence ATGGAAGAGCGCGCGGCCAGACTCCACACCCTTTCCATCAGCCACCACGCGAGCGCCAGCCAGAACGACGGCACCATCGAGCAAGAACAGAAAAAAACCTACGTCATCGATACCAACGTCCTGATTCACGACCCCAACTCCCTGATGAACTTTGAAGAACACCGGGTGGTGATTCCCATGACGGTGCTGGAAGAGCTGGACAAACTGAAAAGCGGCAAATCGCATACGGCAGCAGATTGCCGGGCGGCTATTCGGCTGATAGACAAGGTGCTGGGCCATGCTACCCCTGAGCAAGTCGAAGCGGGTATCCCGATTCCTCGAGGGCCGGATAATTCCACCCAGGGTACCCTTACTGTGTTGATGTCATCGTTGGAAGACGTGAAGGCGCCATTGCCGGATCACCTTAACGACAACCGCATCATCAACGATGTGGTGCGTATGAAAGCGCAAGCGCCTGACCAGCGCTTCATCCTGGTCACCAAAGACATCAACATGCGGCTCAAGGCCCGGGCCTGCGGTATTGAGTCTGAGGATTATCATAACGATCAGCTGGTGACAGATATCAAGCAGTTGACCCGTGGTTATTTTGAGGTGCCGGGTTCCTTCTGGGATCAGGTGACCCAGGTGGAAACCGAGCAGGACGGTGCCGACACCTTGCATTACCTGTCGCACGGTTTGCTGGTCAGCGAAATTCTCGGAGAAGAAGTTTATCCCAATCAGTACATCATTGATGAGATGGGCTTTGTGGGGCGGGTCATGCATATCGAGAATGGTGTGGTGACGCTGAAGCATTACAAGGCCGAGAGTATGCTGGAGCAGGAAGCGTGGGGTCTCAAGCCCATGAATATTCAGCAGGCCATTGCCTTGCAGCTGTTGCTGGATCCGGATGTGCATCTGGTCAACCTCACTGGGGCTGCCGGTTCCGGGAAAACGATTCTCGCATTGGCTGCTGCTATCGAAATGACAGTGGAGCAGAAGCGCTTCAATAAAATTATTGCCACTCGATCCACGCCGCCACTGGCGGAAGATCATGGCTTCCTGCCAGGTACGGAAGAGGAAAAAATGGACCCCTGGCTGGGTGCCATTAACGATAATATCGAGGCGTTGCACCTGAACGACGAAAATCCAACCGGCAGCATTCAGTACGTGAAAGAGCGGGCCAATATCCAGTTCAAGGCCATGAATTACATCCGTGGCCGCAGCTTCCAGAAGTCACTTATCCTGATTGATGAAAGCCAGAACCTGACTCCCCATCAGATGAAGGCCATCATCACCCGGGCCGGTGAAGGCTCCAAGGTGGTCTGCCTGGGTAACCTGGCACAGATCGATACCCCGTATCTGTCGCCCACCAGCTCCGGGCTGACCTACATGACCGAACGCTTCAAGCGTTTTGCCCATGGAGGATCGGTGCAACTGAACGGTGTGCCGCGGTCGTTGCTGGCGGAGTATGCGGAGTCGTTCCTCTGA
- the rhlB gene encoding ATP-dependent RNA helicase RhlB: MQKDKANAWSLDQFQVPEKDGERRFHDFDLDPRLMRGIADLGFQYCTPIQAEVLEHTLAGADAIGRAQTGTGKTAAFLLTVINDLLKNPLEVPRFAGEPRALIVAPTRELAMQIEKDAKGLTRHTDLQVMSVVGGMNFNRQQERLQCREIDILVATPGRLLDFAKRRDLWLDRVEFLVLDEADRMLDMGFIPDVKRIVSMTPRSKHRQTLLFSATFNEDVMNLARRWTQDAEVVEIEPTQVTTDTVEQKVYITNTDDKFKLLYNLITGMNMDKVIVFANRRDITRRINDRLLKKGLKVSMISGDVPQNQRMKTLERFRSGDLQVLIATDVAGRGIHIDGVSHVVNYNLPEDPEDYVHRIGRTGRAGASGMSISFACEDDAFLLPELESAISMKLECEYPPADLLQEKEASNA; encoded by the coding sequence ATGCAAAAAGACAAGGCAAATGCCTGGAGCCTGGACCAATTCCAGGTTCCCGAAAAAGACGGCGAACGCCGCTTCCATGACTTTGATCTGGATCCGCGCCTGATGCGCGGCATCGCCGATCTGGGCTTCCAGTACTGCACCCCCATTCAGGCAGAAGTACTGGAGCACACCCTGGCCGGCGCAGATGCCATTGGTCGCGCCCAGACGGGTACCGGCAAAACCGCAGCGTTTCTGCTGACCGTGATCAATGATTTGCTGAAAAATCCGCTGGAGGTTCCCCGCTTCGCCGGCGAGCCGCGCGCACTGATTGTGGCGCCTACCCGCGAATTGGCCATGCAGATCGAGAAAGATGCCAAAGGCCTGACCAGGCACACCGACCTGCAGGTCATGAGCGTGGTGGGTGGCATGAATTTCAATCGCCAGCAGGAGCGCCTGCAGTGCCGGGAAATTGATATTCTGGTCGCCACCCCAGGCCGCCTGCTGGACTTCGCCAAGCGCCGCGACCTGTGGCTGGACCGGGTCGAGTTTCTGGTGCTGGATGAAGCCGATCGCATGCTCGACATGGGCTTTATCCCCGATGTGAAACGCATCGTCAGCATGACACCACGCAGCAAGCACCGGCAGACCCTGCTTTTCTCTGCGACCTTTAACGAGGACGTGATGAACCTGGCTCGCCGCTGGACACAGGATGCCGAAGTGGTGGAAATCGAGCCGACCCAGGTCACCACGGACACGGTGGAGCAGAAGGTGTACATCACCAACACCGACGACAAGTTCAAACTGCTCTACAACCTGATCACTGGCATGAACATGGACAAGGTGATTGTGTTTGCCAACCGCCGGGACATCACCCGCCGCATCAACGACCGCCTGCTCAAGAAAGGCCTGAAGGTGTCGATGATTTCTGGCGATGTGCCACAAAACCAGCGCATGAAAACCCTGGAACGGTTCCGCTCAGGGGATCTGCAGGTGTTGATTGCCACCGATGTGGCGGGCCGAGGGATTCATATTGATGGCGTTTCCCATGTGGTGAACTACAACCTGCCGGAAGACCCGGAAGATTACGTACACCGTATTGGCCGTACTGGTCGGGCTGGCGCCAGCGGCATGTCCATCAGCTTCGCCTGTGAAGACGACGCCTTCCTGCTGCCGGAACTGGAGAGCGCCATCAGCATGAAGCTGGAATGCGAGTATCCGCCTGCGGACCTGCTGCAGGAGAAGGAAGCCAGTAATGCCTGA